Proteins from a genomic interval of Halomonas alkaliantarctica:
- a CDS encoding dihydroxyacetone kinase subunit DhaK: MTHFINSKEDAVTDAIDGLIRASDGQLARLDGYPHIRVVVRADWDKSRVALVSGGGSGHEPAHAGFVGKGMLTAAVCGDVFASPSVDAVLAAILAVTGSAGCLLIVKNYTGDRLNFGLAAERARALGHKVGMVVVDDDIALPDLPQARGVAGTLFVHKIAGALAEQNADLETLIKAAERVITNTHSIGMSLDTCRVPGSPKEQRIPPGMAELGLGIHGEAGVEQIACDSAKNAISAVVEKLATVMDKQPHAVLLNNLGGASALEMAVLANELLKSSIASSLKLIVGPAPMMTSLDMQGFSVSVYPLTQDDEALLAAACGPSAWPGCKSIRPINIRELPDGLLPIQPTPSWHDQTANLLTRCCQVLIDSEADLNALDAKSGDGDTGSTLAGAARALLNALDRMPLADHSQLYRAIGQALSQTMGGSSGVLLAIFFSAAGDAASSGLPRVAALKQGLNRMQQIGGAKLGDRTMVDALKPALDAFDESFASAARAARKGAIHTATIVKANAGRAAYINAEQLRGYIDPGAEAVARLFEELEAQSAK, encoded by the coding sequence ATGACGCACTTTATCAACAGCAAAGAAGACGCTGTCACCGACGCGATCGACGGACTTATCAGGGCATCCGATGGCCAGTTGGCACGCCTGGATGGCTATCCTCATATTCGAGTGGTGGTGCGTGCCGACTGGGATAAGTCGCGAGTGGCGTTGGTTTCTGGCGGTGGCTCTGGTCACGAACCGGCCCATGCCGGCTTCGTCGGCAAGGGCATGCTAACCGCGGCTGTCTGCGGTGACGTCTTCGCCTCACCATCGGTCGATGCGGTTCTAGCCGCAATACTGGCGGTAACCGGATCGGCGGGATGCTTGCTGATCGTCAAGAATTACACCGGCGACCGCCTGAATTTCGGGCTGGCAGCCGAGCGTGCCCGTGCCTTAGGGCACAAGGTGGGCATGGTGGTGGTCGACGATGACATTGCCTTGCCCGACCTCCCCCAGGCACGAGGTGTGGCGGGCACACTCTTTGTTCATAAGATAGCCGGGGCATTGGCCGAACAGAATGCCGATCTTGAAACCCTGATCAAAGCCGCTGAACGGGTGATCACCAACACCCACAGCATCGGCATGTCATTGGATACCTGTCGCGTGCCTGGCTCGCCCAAAGAGCAACGCATTCCCCCCGGGATGGCGGAACTCGGGCTTGGCATCCATGGCGAGGCGGGGGTTGAGCAAATTGCTTGCGACAGCGCGAAAAACGCCATTTCCGCCGTCGTCGAGAAGCTGGCCACCGTAATGGATAAACAGCCCCATGCTGTTCTGCTGAACAACCTCGGCGGCGCGTCGGCACTGGAAATGGCGGTACTCGCCAACGAACTTCTGAAGTCCTCTATTGCCAGCAGCCTGAAACTCATCGTCGGGCCAGCGCCCATGATGACGTCACTGGACATGCAGGGGTTTTCCGTATCGGTTTATCCCCTCACCCAGGATGATGAAGCCTTGCTCGCTGCTGCTTGTGGCCCCAGCGCCTGGCCTGGCTGCAAGAGTATCAGGCCAATCAATATACGCGAGCTCCCCGACGGATTACTGCCTATTCAACCTACTCCATCCTGGCATGATCAGACCGCCAACTTGCTGACGAGGTGTTGTCAGGTGCTGATCGACTCCGAAGCGGATCTGAATGCACTGGATGCCAAGTCCGGTGACGGTGATACCGGATCAACCCTCGCTGGAGCCGCAAGAGCCTTGTTAAACGCGCTGGATAGAATGCCCCTGGCCGATCATTCCCAGCTTTACCGCGCCATAGGGCAGGCGCTTAGCCAGACCATGGGTGGCTCCTCAGGTGTGCTGCTGGCTATTTTCTTCTCCGCGGCAGGAGATGCTGCATCTAGCGGACTACCCAGGGTCGCTGCGCTGAAGCAGGGGCTCAATCGGATGCAGCAAATTGGGGGGGCGAAGTTAGGCGACAGAACCATGGTGGATGCCCTAAAACCTGCCTTGGATGCCTTCGACGAAAGCTTCGCCTCGGCCGCCAGAGCGGCGCGAAAAGGGGCAATTCATACCGCTACCATCGTAAAGGCAAACGCGGGGCGCGCTGCCTATATCAACGCCGAACAGCTCCGGGGGTATATTGATCCTGGAGCTGAAGCAGTGGCGCGATTGTTCGAAGAGCTGGAAGCGCAATCAGCGAAGTAG
- a CDS encoding TlpA disulfide reductase family protein — protein sequence MNAIALGPLLISLPRLYAVGCALLLLLCARFLLGLPRPIQQRWFTGLIIVWLVGARVGHILLNLDSYSDAPLEALKVWQPGYHGLWGMAAGLVWSAWTLRARLLAMGGAMAMLIAASSLWLVLVTLAPLGNDFAVNVLPEITLEDVEGNEVYLPSLTDNADLIIVNLWATWCPPCLREMPLLEEAAQRNGVSVVVANQGEDLLPMVRYLDEQQLEFRYALRDPSQQLMALFQAPGLPTTVLFDGQGNTLDVHVGELTRAHLDRWLKD from the coding sequence ATGAACGCCATTGCTCTCGGCCCACTACTGATCTCGCTACCACGCCTTTACGCCGTAGGCTGTGCACTGCTACTCCTGCTCTGCGCACGTTTCTTATTAGGATTGCCTCGCCCGATTCAGCAGCGCTGGTTTACCGGGCTTATTATTGTTTGGTTAGTCGGCGCTCGAGTGGGCCATATCCTGCTCAACCTGGATAGCTATAGCGATGCCCCGCTTGAGGCACTCAAAGTATGGCAACCCGGCTACCACGGCCTGTGGGGGATGGCCGCAGGTTTGGTATGGTCGGCCTGGACGTTGCGGGCGCGGTTATTGGCGATGGGCGGTGCGATGGCGATGCTGATCGCCGCCTCCAGCCTGTGGCTGGTGCTGGTAACCCTAGCGCCTCTGGGCAATGACTTTGCGGTTAACGTTCTGCCAGAGATTACCCTTGAAGATGTGGAAGGCAATGAAGTATATCTACCCTCGCTAACCGACAATGCTGATCTGATTATCGTCAACCTGTGGGCGACATGGTGCCCGCCCTGCCTGCGTGAAATGCCGCTGCTTGAGGAGGCCGCCCAGCGCAACGGCGTCAGCGTGGTGGTCGCCAACCAGGGTGAAGACCTGCTACCCATGGTGCGCTACTTGGATGAGCAGCAGCTTGAGTTTCGCTACGCGCTGCGTGACCCCAGCCAGCAGCTGATGGCGCTTTTTCAAGCCCCGGGGCTGCCCACCACTGTGCTGTTTGACGGCCAGGGCAACACCCTGGATGTCCACGTTGGCGAGCTTACTCGCGCCCATCTGGATCGCTGGTTAAAAGATTGA
- the rapA gene encoding RNA polymerase-associated protein RapA encodes MSDFSPGQRWISDGEAELGLGTVLNCDARSVTILFSASQETRTYNTRQAPLTRVMFGSGDRVLSADGWQIVVDDSKESGGLITYIGEDKEGNLRELPEAKLADTMQFDQARDRLLTGQVDRNDWFDLRFRTLHHYQRIEQHSALGFSGPRIDLIPHQLYISNEVANRHAPRVLLADEVGLGKTIEAGLILHRLLLNGRVERALILVPDSLTHQWLVELLRRFSLNVTLLDETQSQAHGSYNPFESAQLVLASQGWLFANPQRQEQALASQFDLLIVDEAHHLDWSEEGSGPGYQCVEQLSAVIPGLLLLTATPEQMGIKSHFARLRLLDSERYHDLERFKAEESHYTEVARAIDALEALPDDPSARAHVSAVADDRDSQALLGILCNPEASQAQQDAARAQLSEALLDRHGTGRVMFRNSRRHVGGFPERRLNLAPLALPSAYRRVVRRLERDDDYLDELLIETGMDHPDVLIYPDAAYRELSNDPLNGEDWWHIDPRVNWLLEKLSDDSESGFANEKVLVIAHHRETAEGLAEGLRVLGGYHAPVFHEDLSLIERDRAAAAFADEDEGVQVLVCSEIGSEGRNFQFCRHLVMFDMPQHPDQLEQRIGRLDRIGQRHAIELHIPTFEGSPGERLLRWYHEGMDAFSAPHGVGNELFDTFGDALADALLDDEALNEIIAETRAMFSAKLAEHDAGRNRLLELNACRPARAQQVIDAVRELDDDAALPRYLERALDIFGVESQEIGKGLMHLQPSQHMLDGLPGLVKGEEGFTATYSRSQALARDDVQRLSWEHPLLREMMGRVLDGTMGNSALALLRHDAIPSGRLMAELVFRTHCPAPKKLHLNRFLPPTAVRLLLDESGANLTSKISFTGLGKNLQKVNKSLARDLIKSRHDQLRELLTQGEGEAERQLPSIVENAEARMRAQLDAEIARLTALAEHNPAVRSAEIDALKDERKALSEAIENTRLRLDSVRVIITVDADR; translated from the coding sequence ATGAGCGATTTTTCTCCCGGCCAACGCTGGATTAGCGACGGTGAAGCTGAGCTTGGGCTCGGCACCGTGCTTAACTGCGACGCCCGTAGCGTTACCATTTTGTTCAGTGCCAGTCAGGAAACCCGTACCTACAATACCCGCCAGGCCCCGCTGACCCGCGTTATGTTCGGCAGCGGTGACCGCGTACTCTCCGCTGACGGCTGGCAGATCGTTGTCGATGACAGCAAAGAGTCAGGTGGCCTGATCACCTACATCGGTGAAGATAAGGAAGGCAATCTTCGCGAGCTGCCCGAGGCCAAACTCGCCGACACCATGCAGTTCGACCAGGCTCGCGACCGCCTGCTGACCGGTCAGGTCGATCGCAACGACTGGTTTGATTTGCGCTTTCGTACCCTGCACCACTATCAACGTATCGAGCAGCACAGCGCGCTGGGCTTTTCCGGGCCGCGCATCGACCTGATTCCCCATCAGCTCTACATCTCCAATGAAGTTGCCAACCGCCATGCGCCCCGCGTACTGCTGGCGGACGAAGTGGGCCTGGGTAAAACCATTGAAGCTGGCCTGATTCTGCACCGCCTGCTGCTCAACGGTCGTGTTGAACGCGCGCTAATTCTGGTGCCCGACAGCCTCACGCATCAGTGGTTGGTCGAGTTACTGCGACGCTTCTCGCTCAACGTCACGCTGTTAGATGAAACCCAAAGCCAGGCTCACGGCAGCTACAACCCTTTTGAGAGCGCCCAACTGGTGTTAGCGAGCCAGGGTTGGCTATTTGCCAACCCTCAGCGTCAGGAGCAGGCGCTGGCCAGTCAGTTCGACCTGCTGATCGTCGACGAAGCGCACCACCTCGACTGGAGTGAAGAAGGCAGCGGCCCCGGTTACCAATGTGTCGAACAGCTTTCGGCGGTGATTCCCGGCCTGCTGCTGCTCACCGCAACCCCCGAACAGATGGGCATCAAGAGCCACTTCGCCCGTCTGCGGTTGCTGGACAGCGAGCGCTACCACGATCTTGAGCGCTTCAAGGCCGAAGAGAGCCACTATACCGAGGTGGCCCGCGCCATTGACGCTCTCGAAGCGCTACCTGACGATCCCAGCGCACGTGCCCACGTCTCTGCGGTAGCCGATGACCGCGACAGCCAAGCGCTGCTGGGCATCCTGTGCAACCCGGAGGCGAGCCAAGCGCAGCAGGACGCCGCTCGCGCCCAACTGAGCGAAGCGCTGCTGGATCGCCACGGTACTGGTCGGGTGATGTTCCGCAATAGCCGCCGTCATGTGGGAGGCTTCCCAGAACGGCGCCTCAATTTAGCGCCGCTAGCGCTGCCTTCGGCTTATCGTCGCGTTGTACGCCGTCTTGAGCGCGACGATGATTATCTCGATGAGTTGCTGATCGAGACCGGCATGGATCACCCCGACGTGCTGATCTACCCCGACGCGGCCTACCGCGAGCTCAGTAATGACCCGCTCAACGGCGAAGACTGGTGGCACATCGACCCCCGGGTTAACTGGCTGCTGGAAAAGCTCAGCGACGACAGCGAGAGCGGCTTCGCCAACGAAAAAGTCCTGGTCATTGCCCACCACCGGGAGACCGCCGAAGGGCTTGCTGAAGGGCTGCGGGTGCTGGGCGGCTACCACGCACCGGTATTCCACGAAGATCTCTCCCTGATAGAGCGTGACCGCGCAGCGGCGGCGTTTGCCGATGAGGATGAAGGCGTTCAGGTGTTGGTCTGCTCAGAAATTGGCTCGGAGGGGCGCAATTTCCAGTTCTGCCGCCACCTCGTCATGTTCGATATGCCCCAGCACCCGGATCAGCTCGAACAGCGCATCGGCCGCCTGGATCGTATCGGCCAGCGCCACGCCATTGAGCTGCACATTCCCACCTTCGAAGGCAGCCCCGGCGAGCGCCTGCTGCGCTGGTACCACGAAGGTATGGATGCGTTCAGTGCCCCACATGGGGTCGGCAACGAGCTGTTTGATACCTTTGGCGACGCCCTGGCTGACGCCCTGCTGGATGATGAGGCACTTAACGAGATCATCGCCGAAACCCGTGCGATGTTTAGCGCCAAGCTGGCGGAACACGATGCGGGCCGCAACCGACTGCTTGAGCTCAATGCTTGCCGCCCCGCCCGTGCTCAGCAGGTCATCGACGCGGTGCGCGAGCTTGATGACGACGCCGCCCTGCCGCGCTACCTGGAACGGGCGCTGGATATTTTCGGCGTGGAAAGCCAGGAGATCGGCAAAGGCTTAATGCACCTGCAGCCCAGCCAACATATGCTGGATGGCTTGCCGGGTCTGGTTAAAGGCGAAGAGGGCTTTACCGCCACCTACAGCCGATCCCAGGCGCTGGCCCGTGACGATGTACAGCGGCTCTCCTGGGAGCACCCACTACTGCGGGAAATGATGGGCCGCGTGCTGGATGGCACCATGGGCAACTCGGCGCTCGCTCTGCTGCGCCACGATGCCATTCCCAGCGGCCGCTTGATGGCCGAACTCGTGTTCCGCACCCACTGCCCGGCGCCCAAGAAGCTGCACCTTAACCGCTTCTTGCCGCCCACCGCGGTGCGCTTACTGCTGGATGAATCAGGCGCCAATCTGACCAGCAAAATCTCTTTCACCGGCTTGGGCAAAAACCTGCAGAAGGTTAACAAGTCGCTGGCACGGGATTTGATCAAGAGCCGTCACGACCAGTTGCGTGAACTGCTTACCCAGGGTGAAGGCGAAGCCGAGCGCCAGCTGCCCAGCATCGTCGAGAACGCTGAAGCGCGCATGCGCGCCCAGCTGGACGCCGAGATTGCGCGCTTAACGGCACTTGCCGAGCACAATCCGGCGGTGCGCAGTGCTGAAATCGACGCGTTAAAAGATGAGCGCAAGGCACTCAGCGAAGCGATTGAGAACACCCGCCTGCGGCTGGATTCCGTGCGGGTGATTATCACCGTTGATGCTGACCGCTAA
- a CDS encoding branched-chain amino acid ABC transporter permease: protein MSNSEKTRNPAYTPQEAAPSRRFPLRELLLFGVLLVAILAVYAIMGAAYSTRMLVEAACYAILALGLTIQWGYAGQFNAGVMGFVALGGFCAMFFSVPVNDAFWDTALPGEFGRVLLYGAAAILLIVGASKLDRLGVPKPLRTFIAVMLAVVLYLVVINQLREVTDAIENQAGFVGGLGLPPWIGWIVGGALAGGVGYFIGHICLGLRSDYLAIATLGIAEIIKAFLKNSDWLTRGTATVSPLPWPTPGPAELGFTLSRAIYLSFTAVIIAVIFFLLNRAYNAPWGRMIRAIRDNEVSAAAMGKDINKRRLEIFVLGCILMGLGGGILGTFNSLFDPQGYLPLNHTFLVLVMVILGGPGNNLGTIFGAVAVYIIWIMSEPLALFLMQLAVSFGEGAFGWDAPGNMDSRALQARVLVIGLLITMVLRFAPKGLLPEKIKSHS, encoded by the coding sequence ATGAGCAACTCAGAAAAAACGCGCAACCCTGCCTACACGCCCCAAGAGGCCGCGCCTAGTCGTCGCTTTCCGCTGCGCGAGCTACTTCTGTTTGGTGTGCTGCTGGTGGCTATTCTGGCGGTTTACGCCATCATGGGCGCCGCCTACAGCACGCGCATGCTGGTCGAAGCCGCCTGCTACGCCATTCTGGCGCTGGGGTTAACGATTCAATGGGGTTACGCGGGGCAATTCAACGCCGGGGTCATGGGCTTTGTCGCCCTGGGCGGTTTCTGTGCAATGTTCTTCAGCGTACCGGTCAACGATGCTTTCTGGGACACAGCGCTACCCGGCGAATTTGGCCGCGTATTGCTGTATGGCGCTGCCGCCATCCTGCTGATCGTTGGCGCCAGCAAGCTGGATCGATTGGGCGTACCCAAGCCCCTGCGTACGTTTATCGCGGTGATGTTGGCTGTCGTGCTTTACCTAGTGGTGATTAACCAACTACGTGAAGTCACTGATGCGATTGAAAACCAAGCAGGCTTTGTCGGTGGGCTTGGCTTACCGCCTTGGATCGGCTGGATTGTCGGTGGCGCCTTGGCGGGTGGCGTTGGCTATTTTATTGGCCATATCTGTCTGGGTTTACGCAGCGACTATCTGGCGATAGCCACCCTGGGCATAGCCGAAATCATCAAAGCATTTTTGAAAAACTCTGACTGGCTTACCCGCGGTACTGCCACGGTTTCCCCACTACCCTGGCCCACACCGGGCCCTGCCGAACTGGGATTTACGCTTTCAAGAGCCATCTACCTGTCGTTTACCGCGGTGATCATTGCGGTGATCTTTTTTCTACTCAATCGCGCCTACAACGCCCCATGGGGACGTATGATCCGGGCGATTCGCGATAACGAAGTTTCCGCTGCCGCCATGGGCAAGGATATCAATAAACGGCGCCTGGAAATCTTCGTGCTGGGCTGCATTCTAATGGGCTTAGGCGGCGGCATACTGGGCACCTTCAACAGCCTCTTCGACCCACAAGGCTACCTGCCGCTCAACCATACCTTCCTGGTCCTGGTAATGGTGATACTTGGCGGGCCGGGCAATAACCTGGGGACCATTTTTGGCGCGGTGGCGGTGTATATCATCTGGATTATGTCGGAGCCCCTGGCGCTGTTCTTAATGCAACTAGCGGTGTCCTTTGGCGAAGGCGCTTTCGGCTGGGATGCCCCCGGCAATATGGATAGCCGCGCACTGCAGGCACGAGTGCTGGTGATTGGCCTGTTGATCACCATGGTGCTGCGCTTTGCGCCTAAAGGCCTGCTACCCGAGAAGATCAAAAGCCACAGTTGA
- a CDS encoding Hsp20/alpha crystallin family protein, with protein MNLQKLSPWNWFKSENADTPTPPSSVEPRRNELSPFMGMHQELDRWMDSVMRQFGMPSLESRVGDLPGLLQPRLDIAEHDSEYVISVEVPGVEEKDLSISLDDHRLVIEGEKRQESHSEDNKLHRIERSYGRFQRVLDLPGDAKAEDIKASFKNGILTIRVPRSEQAKAARREIPIQ; from the coding sequence ATGAATTTGCAAAAACTCTCTCCTTGGAACTGGTTCAAGAGCGAAAATGCCGATACACCGACTCCGCCATCCAGCGTGGAGCCGCGCCGCAATGAGCTCTCTCCCTTCATGGGTATGCATCAGGAGCTGGATCGCTGGATGGACAGTGTCATGCGGCAGTTCGGCATGCCCTCCCTGGAGAGTCGAGTTGGCGACCTGCCGGGCCTTCTGCAGCCGCGGCTCGATATTGCCGAACACGACAGCGAGTATGTGATCAGCGTCGAGGTGCCGGGGGTCGAGGAGAAAGACCTATCTATCTCCCTGGACGATCATCGTCTGGTCATTGAAGGTGAAAAGCGCCAGGAGAGCCATAGTGAAGATAATAAGCTCCATCGTATCGAGCGCTCCTATGGTCGGTTCCAACGCGTACTGGATCTGCCTGGAGATGCCAAAGCCGAGGATATCAAAGCCTCTTTCAAAAATGGCATTCTGACGATACGGGTGCCACGTAGCGAGCAGGCCAAGGCGGCTCGCCGTGAAATCCCCATTCAGTAA
- a CDS encoding NAD(P)/FAD-dependent oxidoreductase: MAKPLPPLTTHHSVAVIGAGIAGLACGQVLTSSGASVTLFDKARGPGGRMSSKRRPSATLDLGAQAFSVRDADFQRAVDEWLAAGCIAAWPARTYQASSSGWQAHNDGQKRYTGAPRMSALTRYMADSLTAQPNAVLHTGTPIAKLTPAPNGWLLVDAAGARHGPYDQVVISAPPPQAHTLIEPWDDTLAAACLSREQRACWAGWAIFDGPLPAVPGVDPDWQMARLAHPALNIVSRNQTKPGRDTQPESVSLLAQLEWSETHLEQPAEWVAEQLLTALKRVFPPSTTLPRLIETGAHRWRYAQPSTPCEHDYLYSANGLALCGDGFRDGRIEDAWLSGHRLGEALVGRSVQ; encoded by the coding sequence ATGGCCAAACCGCTACCGCCGCTTACTACCCATCACTCAGTCGCTGTTATTGGCGCTGGCATCGCAGGACTCGCCTGTGGGCAGGTACTGACCAGCAGCGGCGCCAGCGTCACCTTATTTGATAAAGCACGCGGCCCCGGTGGGCGCATGTCGAGTAAACGCAGACCCAGCGCGACGCTCGATTTAGGCGCCCAGGCCTTTAGCGTGCGCGACGCAGATTTTCAACGCGCCGTCGATGAGTGGCTCGCCGCTGGCTGCATAGCCGCTTGGCCAGCCCGTACCTATCAGGCTAGTTCAAGCGGCTGGCAGGCGCACAATGATGGCCAAAAGCGCTACACCGGTGCGCCCAGAATGAGCGCCTTGACGCGCTATATGGCAGATTCGCTAACGGCCCAGCCCAATGCCGTGCTGCATACTGGTACACCCATCGCCAAGCTCACCCCCGCGCCCAACGGCTGGCTGCTGGTAGACGCTGCCGGGGCTCGCCACGGGCCTTATGACCAGGTCGTGATTAGCGCGCCGCCTCCCCAGGCCCATACGCTGATAGAACCATGGGACGACACGCTGGCAGCGGCGTGTTTATCACGAGAGCAGCGGGCCTGTTGGGCGGGATGGGCAATTTTTGACGGGCCACTTCCTGCCGTGCCTGGTGTTGACCCGGACTGGCAGATGGCGCGCCTCGCGCATCCAGCCCTTAATATAGTATCCCGTAATCAAACCAAACCAGGTCGCGACACACAGCCGGAAAGCGTTAGCCTTTTGGCACAGCTTGAGTGGAGCGAAACCCATTTAGAGCAGCCTGCCGAGTGGGTGGCAGAACAACTACTCACCGCCCTGAAACGTGTTTTCCCCCCTTCCACCACGCTCCCCCGGCTGATTGAAACGGGCGCTCATCGCTGGCGCTATGCGCAGCCCTCAACCCCTTGCGAACATGATTACTTATACAGTGCCAACGGATTGGCCCTATGCGGTGACGGCTTCCGTGACGGTCGCATTGAGGATGCCTGGCTATCCGGACACCGTTTAGGAGAAGCACTAGTAGGCCGGTCGGTTCAATAA
- a CDS encoding phospholipase D family protein: MANPCRWAQWLSLVVLCSLLAGCTHAVTREHHTTLALDDARTTWLGEQAYQALAEQSYPDGFALLPNGQEAFAARVGLIRQAQRELNIQTYLLGEGQTTRLILSQLLDAAKAGVRVRLLVDDIGAIGQGDRLAALASHPNIHVRVYNPLPVGRGHMFTRVLASVVNPSQQHRRMHNKLWVADNSVAIVGGRNLGDEYFDANDARNFADLDFATIGEVVPALSRSFDLYWNHGLAQPIERYHQVADNAWQTLETKLEDWLDDNADSEYFTELRRQPRSAPPWETLHWGEGLAMWDAPGKLSSGTPEWRDTLLGDLTDATELNQRLVIISAYFVPTEQGVQNLTDLADQGVAVEIITNSLESTDAALVHGAYAPWRETLLAHGITLYELRPEQEAGPDEDMRVPGASASALHIKALSFDDQLFVGSFNADPRSIYWNTEIGVLARSESLMQAFHDLVAVGQEPALSYRIELTSESELNWHLERDGEMEVLTTEPGSFWRHFNAWLSHTLKLERWL, encoded by the coding sequence ATGGCTAACCCTTGCCGTTGGGCTCAATGGCTGAGCTTAGTGGTACTGTGCAGCCTACTGGCGGGATGCACCCACGCGGTGACGCGTGAACACCACACGACGCTAGCCTTAGATGACGCACGCACTACCTGGCTGGGTGAGCAGGCTTATCAGGCGTTAGCGGAACAGTCATATCCCGATGGTTTTGCGTTGCTACCCAATGGGCAGGAAGCATTTGCTGCTCGGGTGGGATTGATTCGCCAAGCCCAGCGTGAGTTGAATATCCAAACCTACTTACTGGGCGAAGGCCAAACCACACGACTAATCCTTTCGCAGTTGCTGGATGCCGCCAAGGCGGGCGTCCGGGTGCGCCTGCTGGTCGATGATATCGGCGCTATTGGTCAAGGTGATCGCTTAGCCGCACTGGCGAGCCACCCGAATATCCACGTGCGGGTTTATAATCCGCTCCCGGTGGGGCGTGGGCATATGTTCACGCGGGTCTTGGCCTCTGTGGTCAATCCCTCTCAGCAGCACCGCCGCATGCATAACAAACTGTGGGTAGCGGATAATAGTGTCGCTATTGTGGGCGGGCGTAACCTGGGCGATGAATATTTCGATGCCAACGACGCCCGCAATTTTGCGGATTTGGACTTCGCGACCATTGGTGAGGTAGTGCCGGCGCTTTCGCGCAGTTTTGATCTGTATTGGAACCACGGCTTGGCGCAGCCAATTGAGCGCTATCATCAAGTCGCCGATAACGCTTGGCAAACGCTCGAAACGAAGCTGGAAGATTGGCTGGATGATAATGCCGACTCGGAATACTTTACCGAGCTACGCCGTCAGCCGCGCAGCGCGCCGCCCTGGGAAACCCTGCATTGGGGCGAAGGACTGGCGATGTGGGATGCCCCCGGCAAGCTTTCGTCTGGTACGCCTGAATGGCGAGATACCCTGCTAGGTGATTTAACCGATGCCACCGAGCTTAACCAGCGCCTAGTGATTATTTCTGCTTACTTTGTGCCCACCGAGCAAGGCGTGCAAAACCTAACGGATCTTGCCGACCAGGGTGTCGCTGTCGAGATTATTACCAACTCACTGGAGTCGACAGATGCTGCCTTAGTGCACGGCGCCTACGCGCCTTGGCGTGAAACGCTGCTAGCCCACGGTATCACCCTTTATGAACTGCGACCGGAGCAGGAAGCGGGCCCGGATGAAGACATGCGTGTGCCCGGCGCTTCGGCTTCAGCGCTACATATCAAGGCGTTAAGCTTTGACGATCAACTGTTCGTGGGTTCGTTTAACGCTGACCCACGGTCGATCTACTGGAATACCGAAATTGGCGTGCTGGCGCGCAGCGAGTCGTTGATGCAGGCGTTTCACGATCTGGTGGCCGTAGGGCAAGAGCCTGCGCTGAGTTACCGCATCGAACTTACCTCAGAGAGTGAGCTGAACTGGCATCTAGAGCGCGATGGAGAAATGGAAGTTTTAACCACTGAGCCCGGAAGTTTTTGGCGCCATTTCAACGCCTGGTTAAGCCATACACTTAAGCTTGAGCGCTGGTTATAG
- a CDS encoding TIGR01777 family oxidoreductase, giving the protein MRVLVTGGSGFVGQRLCRQLAEQGHEVQVVSRSPHQVRDRLPSNCDIRDSAQAFIESPPDALVNLAGEPIAAKRWSEAQKAKLINSRVAATQQLVALCEQLKANGQPLPKVMVSGSAMGYYGDQGKRVVTEETMPNDEFAHRLCKQWEAAAKPIEAMGVRLAIVRIGLVLEAGGGSLEKMLPPFKMGLGGRFGSGEQFMPWIHRDDLVAAILFLIDQEGLSGAFNGSAPHPVTNATFTKTLASHLNRPAIFPVPAFVLKAGFGEMSRLLLTGADMRPARLEEAGFSFQYPTLDKALEAIL; this is encoded by the coding sequence ATGCGCGTACTAGTGACCGGAGGCAGTGGCTTTGTCGGCCAGCGTCTATGCCGACAGTTAGCCGAACAAGGCCACGAGGTGCAGGTGGTTTCCCGCTCGCCCCACCAAGTGCGAGATCGATTGCCGAGCAATTGCGATATTCGTGACAGTGCCCAGGCGTTTATTGAGTCACCGCCGGACGCCTTGGTTAACCTGGCCGGTGAGCCGATTGCCGCCAAGCGCTGGAGCGAGGCGCAGAAAGCCAAGCTGATTAACTCCCGTGTGGCGGCAACCCAGCAACTGGTGGCGCTGTGCGAACAGTTGAAGGCCAACGGCCAGCCGCTGCCTAAGGTGATGGTGTCGGGTTCAGCGATGGGCTACTACGGCGATCAGGGCAAGCGCGTGGTAACCGAGGAAACAATGCCCAACGACGAGTTCGCCCATCGGCTGTGCAAGCAGTGGGAGGCCGCTGCTAAACCCATTGAGGCCATGGGTGTGCGGTTGGCGATTGTGCGCATTGGCTTGGTGCTAGAGGCGGGTGGAGGCAGCCTGGAGAAGATGCTGCCGCCGTTTAAGATGGGGTTAGGTGGCCGTTTTGGTAGCGGTGAGCAGTTTATGCCGTGGATTCACCGCGACGATTTAGTCGCGGCGATCCTGTTTCTCATCGATCAAGAGGGCTTGAGCGGCGCCTTCAATGGCAGCGCTCCGCACCCGGTGACCAATGCCACCTTTACGAAAACCCTGGCCAGTCACCTCAACCGCCCGGCCATTTTCCCAGTACCCGCCTTTGTCTTGAAGGCGGGCTTTGGAGAAATGTCGCGGCTACTGCTGACCGGGGCAGATATGCGCCCCGCGCGCCTGGAAGAGGCAGGGTTTAGCTTCCAATACCCTACTCTAGACAAGGCGCTTGAGGCGATTCTTTAA